In one Dermacentor variabilis isolate Ectoservices chromosome 4, ASM5094787v1, whole genome shotgun sequence genomic region, the following are encoded:
- the LOC142578855 gene encoding RNA-binding protein 28 isoform X2, with product MSDDDAESHSSGASASHEDSEHGCSDIDEDSGDDDSECSADVEPDRRPKGDTKNTVFIRNVSFDSQQEGLETLMKQFGPCRYCLLCTDVDTGRSRGTAFVRFVQDSSVDACLEAAASSAGIMLDGRRLDVVRALSRDELEEKQKEKKKEKKDRRNLYLAREGLVRPGTEAAQGVSPQDMAKRAKLQARKRKLLANLHYFVSPTRLSVHNLPPSVDDRKLRALFLENAPHGARITEARVMRNLKSPTAESYGYGFVTFTKHEDALAALRELNNNPGTFGPKKRPIIEFCLENKAALVAKERRLQRSKQKLKELHESRVEEQRPADIPMEKKTAFMGAAANRKMKGLPTHSGPKVRTKKGRAGKQNLQLKNKKGKRKLKQKQKTFVKNPRTEKDSFSTMLDKHKKVHSKQSKQTPTMHKTKWFQNQ from the coding sequence ATGTCGGATGACGATGCTGAAAGTCACTCGTCTGGAGCTTCCGCATCTCATGAGGACTCCGAGCACGGCTGCTCAGACATCGACGAAGACAGCGGTGATGATGACAGCGAATGCAGCGCGGACGTCGAGCCTGATCGGCGCCCAAAAGGCGATACAAAGAACACGGTGTTTATTCGAAACGTGTCGTTCGACAGCCAGCAGGAGGGTCTTGAAACCTTGATGAAACAGTTTGGGCCATGTCGGTATTGCCTTCTGTGCACAGATGTAGATACTGGCCGCTCCAGGGGCACGGCATTCGTCCGCTTTGTCCAAGATTCAAGCGTAGATGCATGCCTTGAAGCGGCTGCTTCCTCTGCAGGCATTATGCTGGATGGCCGGCGGCTCGACGTGGTCCGAGCTCTCAGTCGGGACGAGCTGGAGGAGAAAcagaaggagaagaaaaaagaaaagaaggaccgCCGCAACCTGTACCTGGCGCGAGAGGGGCTTGTCAGGCCCGGCACCGAGGCTGCACAAGGCGTTTCGCCACAGGACATGGCCAAGCGGGCCAAGCTACAGGCGCGCAAGCGCAAGCTTCTCGCCAATCTTCATTACTTTGTGTCTCCCACGCGGCTCAGCGTGCACAATCTGCCGCCTTCCGTGGACGATCGGAAACTGCGGGCGCTGTTCCTGGAGAATGCGCCCCACGGCGCGCGCATCACGGAAGCACGCGTTATGCGGAACCTCAAGTCTCCAACCGCCGAGTCCTACGGTTACGGTTTTGTGACTTTCACTAAGCACGAGGATGCACTGGCCGCTTTGCGGGAACTCAACAACAATCCCGGCACTTTTGGACCGAAGAAGAGGCCAATCATCGAATTTTGTCTGGAAAATAAGGCAGCACTCGTGGCCAAGGAGCGCAGACTGCAGAGGAGCAAACAGAAGCTGAAAGAGCTACACGAGAGTCGGGTTGAAGAGCAGAGGCCAGCTGACATCCCCATGGAAAAGAAGACAGCCTTCATGGGCGCAGCCGCCAACCGAAAGATGAAGGGTTTGCCAACGCATTCTGGACCAAAGGTGCGGACTAAAAAAGGCCGTGCAGGCAAGCAAAACCTACAACTTAAGAACAAAAAGGGCAAGAGAAAGCttaaacagaaacaaaaaacGTTTGTCAAGAATCCACGGACTGAGAAAGACAGTTTCAGCACAATGCTTGACAAACACAAGAAGGTGCACTCAAAGCAGTCAAAGCAGACTCCTACAATGCATAAAACAAAGTGGTTTCAGAATCAATAA
- the LOC142578855 gene encoding RNA-binding protein 28 isoform X1, with protein MAALNQSSCTLLVRNLPPDAKESKLEELFADIGPIKRCFIVRDKTQQSMCKGVAYVTYASTADAEAAVERSRQRSLKWGDRVLAVKAAAPKAPRGEPVSKDTAPKKTFTKEEKAARKKRKPRLIVRNLSFKATEKTLRDCFSRYGNVVEVSIPKKSDGKCRGFAFVQFDETKSAIKAINGLNATEVLGRPIAVDFSLPKATYQQTTINSPGATTDTPDEGGGSALQHKESEEMSDDDAESHSSGASASHEDSEHGCSDIDEDSGDDDSECSADVEPDRRPKGDTKNTVFIRNVSFDSQQEGLETLMKQFGPCRYCLLCTDVDTGRSRGTAFVRFVQDSSVDACLEAAASSAGIMLDGRRLDVVRALSRDELEEKQKEKKKEKKDRRNLYLAREGLVRPGTEAAQGVSPQDMAKRAKLQARKRKLLANLHYFVSPTRLSVHNLPPSVDDRKLRALFLENAPHGARITEARVMRNLKSPTAESYGYGFVTFTKHEDALAALRELNNNPGTFGPKKRPIIEFCLENKAALVAKERRLQRSKQKLKELHESRVEEQRPADIPMEKKTAFMGAAANRKMKGLPTHSGPKVRTKKGRAGKQNLQLKNKKGKRKLKQKQKTFVKNPRTEKDSFSTMLDKHKKVHSKQSKQTPTMHKTKWFQNQ; from the coding sequence ATGGCGGCCCTTAATCAGAGTTCGTGCACGCTTCTCGTAAGAAATTTACCGCCAGACGCAAAAGAAAGCAAGCTAGAAGAACTGTTCGCTGATATCGGACCCATTAAGCGCTGCTTCATTGTCCGTGACAAGACACAACAATCGATGTGCAAGGGCGTTGCGTATGTTACGTACGCCAGCACTGCCGATGCCGAGGCCGCCGTGGAACGGAGTCGGCAACGCAGTTTGAAGTGGGGCGACCGTGTTCTTGCAGTGAAAGCTGCTGCTCCCAAGGCACCCCGCGGCGAACCTGTGAGCAAGGATACAGCACCGAAGAAGACTTTCACGAAGGAAGAGAAAGCTGCGAGAAAGAAGAGGAAGCCAAGGCTGATCGTCCGCAACCTCTCGTTCAAGGCAACAGAGAAAACACTGCGCGATTGCTTTTCAAGGTATGGAAACGTCGTCGAGGTCAGCATTCCGAAAAAGTCAGATGGAAAATGTCGTGGTTTTGCATTTGTGCAGTTTGACGAGACCAAGAGCGCCATCAAGGCAATAAACGGCCTCAATGCTACCGAGGTATTGGGACGACCAATAGCCGTCGATTTCTCCCTTCCCAAGGCAACGTACCAGCAAACAACGATAAATAGCCCAGGTGCTACGACTGACACTCCTGACGAAGGAGGAGGCTCTGCTTTGCAGCATAAGGAAAGCGAAGAGATGTCGGATGACGATGCTGAAAGTCACTCGTCTGGAGCTTCCGCATCTCATGAGGACTCCGAGCACGGCTGCTCAGACATCGACGAAGACAGCGGTGATGATGACAGCGAATGCAGCGCGGACGTCGAGCCTGATCGGCGCCCAAAAGGCGATACAAAGAACACGGTGTTTATTCGAAACGTGTCGTTCGACAGCCAGCAGGAGGGTCTTGAAACCTTGATGAAACAGTTTGGGCCATGTCGGTATTGCCTTCTGTGCACAGATGTAGATACTGGCCGCTCCAGGGGCACGGCATTCGTCCGCTTTGTCCAAGATTCAAGCGTAGATGCATGCCTTGAAGCGGCTGCTTCCTCTGCAGGCATTATGCTGGATGGCCGGCGGCTCGACGTGGTCCGAGCTCTCAGTCGGGACGAGCTGGAGGAGAAAcagaaggagaagaaaaaagaaaagaaggaccgCCGCAACCTGTACCTGGCGCGAGAGGGGCTTGTCAGGCCCGGCACCGAGGCTGCACAAGGCGTTTCGCCACAGGACATGGCCAAGCGGGCCAAGCTACAGGCGCGCAAGCGCAAGCTTCTCGCCAATCTTCATTACTTTGTGTCTCCCACGCGGCTCAGCGTGCACAATCTGCCGCCTTCCGTGGACGATCGGAAACTGCGGGCGCTGTTCCTGGAGAATGCGCCCCACGGCGCGCGCATCACGGAAGCACGCGTTATGCGGAACCTCAAGTCTCCAACCGCCGAGTCCTACGGTTACGGTTTTGTGACTTTCACTAAGCACGAGGATGCACTGGCCGCTTTGCGGGAACTCAACAACAATCCCGGCACTTTTGGACCGAAGAAGAGGCCAATCATCGAATTTTGTCTGGAAAATAAGGCAGCACTCGTGGCCAAGGAGCGCAGACTGCAGAGGAGCAAACAGAAGCTGAAAGAGCTACACGAGAGTCGGGTTGAAGAGCAGAGGCCAGCTGACATCCCCATGGAAAAGAAGACAGCCTTCATGGGCGCAGCCGCCAACCGAAAGATGAAGGGTTTGCCAACGCATTCTGGACCAAAGGTGCGGACTAAAAAAGGCCGTGCAGGCAAGCAAAACCTACAACTTAAGAACAAAAAGGGCAAGAGAAAGCttaaacagaaacaaaaaacGTTTGTCAAGAATCCACGGACTGAGAAAGACAGTTTCAGCACAATGCTTGACAAACACAAGAAGGTGCACTCAAAGCAGTCAAAGCAGACTCCTACAATGCATAAAACAAAGTGGTTTCAGAATCAATAA